TTTTGTTAGCTGAAAGTGTGGCTGCTGGACACTTGCTGGTTATGTTTCTTTTGCCATATAGACCTAAAAGAGCCATGATAGCAgttaaagaataaataaaaagctgtaTTCTCATCCACATCACATGCAATAACATTAAGTGTCAGGAAAGCCAAACCTTTCAAAACCTGAGCTGTACTGATCCCAGGGTTTAAATGAGTTTTGCTTTTACTCTGAGTGACCTCACACCCTCTCACCTCCTAAAACTGGGCATTCGAAAATGAGCGCAGTCTTCTACTAGCTGTGTGAAGTGGAGGTGTGTGTGGGAGGGTGGGCTGACTTCAGAGTTCATGAATTTGCACTATAAGTCTGTGATCCGCTGTAATGAGTTAGTGTAATGTACGACATCCAAGAGTACATCAAATAATGTGCAGTTCCTCAACACTGTTTAGGGGGCAGTACAACAGTATGTTAAAATCTATGGTTGTTACAGGGACTCATCAGTGCATAATGAATGTTCTCTCTCCAGTTCCTCCTGAGGTGTCTCTGTTCCAGAAGGACTCTTCTTCTCCAGTGGTGTGTCATGCTACAGGTTTCTTCCCCAAAGCAGTGATGATCTCCTGGCAGAAGAATGGGGAGGATCTGCATGAGGACGTGGAGCTCAGAGAGACGCTACCCAACCAGGATGGAACCTTCCAGAAGAGGAGCGTTCTGACCGTCTCACCTGAGGAGGTGAACAGACACAAGTACACCTGCATCATTCAGCACAGCAGCCTGGAGAAGGAGATGGTGCTGCAGGTGTCTGAACGCAGAGTCCTGTCAGGTAGGAGATCTGCTTCCTCAAGGTAAAAATGTCATCAATAAGTTATTGTTAATCACTGTATTCATGAGGCTTATAAAGGTCTACAAGATGTAACGTTCTTGTGTTTCAGATAAAGGATTAAGTATTgtcgtcatcatcatctttaGCACAGTGGTGGCTGGTCTTCTTCTCATCATTGTCTGTGTTGGACTTTTCATCTGGAAGTGGAAGAAGTCTGGTAAGAAAGGAAGGAGGCAAATGACCAGTTTGTAAAAAGAAACGGACACTTTTGAATTCTTGTAGACTTTATAACATATTACATAATTTTTAAATAGCTAAACGAACACATTTGAAAGCAGGTGAGTTGTTTAGTCCTACAACTCtgagacattttaaaatgatctcactttcaaccccaattccaatgaagttgggtcgttgtgtaaaacatgaataacatgaataaaaacagaatatgatgattagcaaatccttttcaaccgatattcaactgaatacactacaaagacgagatatttaatgttcaaacggataaactttattgttttttgcaaatattcgctcattttgaatttgatgcctgcaacatgttccaaagaagttgggacaggggcaacaaaagactgagaaagttgaggaatgctcaaaaaacacctgtttggaacattccacagcaagaatcaagcaagaatgggaaagaattccacctacaaagcttcaacaatcagtgtcctcagttcccaaacgctgattgagtgttaaaaggaaaggtgatgtaacacagcgggaaacacgcccctgtcccaacttctttggaacatgttgcaggcatcaaattcaaaatgagtgaatatttgcaagaaacaataaagtttatctgtttgaacattaaatatctcgtctttgtagtggattcaactgaatataggttgaaaaggatttgcaaatcatcgtgttctgtttttatttatgttttacacaacgtcccaacttcactggaactggAGTTGTATCATTAATGGACAGTGGGTTACAATAAACTGTAATCAGTTGTTTTTATAATAACTCATATCCTTCATGTGTCTTTCAGGCTTCAGAGCCGTTCCAGGAAGCCCTAAAGCCCGTAAGTGAATTTAGAATATTTAGTTCTCTTGTAGAAACTGGTGTTGTAATAATTTCCCAGAAACCttaacttaaaataataatgtaatcaaCCCAGAAATGTAATAATATACTAATAATGTATGTACTCAATTATATACTACAGTTAAGCAGTGATATTTTTAcagataatataataatttttattaatgGAAATTTTTAGGGTGATCTTTTTGCTCTTTGCGCTTGAATAGGTGACAGTGAATTTccaataattttattttattatttattttgttattattattttattttaattttataataaagtTATAACACTAACCAtacaaatattacattattacttGACACATCGTATTGGATTGTGGGGCAGTTTGTACCTTATTGGGTTTTTGAACTAGTTAAGTGCTAAATTGCTAAATTTGTATGACATTTCTGGGCATTATTACACTGTTGGATTATGCATCTCTTTATCATGTGTATTTGAGTGTTTAATTGTCTTACTTGTTTTACAGCTTCTGAGGAAGCCTCACCATCCAGCAGCTCCTAAAGACCAAAGGTCTTCATGTTTATTACAGAGAGTCTTTCTTACACAATATGAGGTTTTTGCAGTGTTGCAGATCAAGTGCTTTCAATGTGTGTTGCAACTCAGTTGAGTGTCTTCATGGTCAGtatattatttctttattgtaGATTCATCAAATCTGACTAAAATGGCTCAAATTCAAGtaggagtgggcaatatgaACTATCACTATTCATATCAGTGTTTTCCATTATTCACACAGTAACAATCTGATAGTtacaatacagaaaaaaaggtgaaaacattaataatagCAACAGTAAATGAATGGCAGAAATGCCACATCTGTGTGAATGGTCATTGCCCGAGGGCTGTAGCAGACTGAAACTGAACCAAAATGTGTCCAAACATAAACATCTGTGACACGTCTGTAACACGTCTGTAACACGCATAACAATAcaacacatttattaaaatagtAGTGTAGTTAAAGTCCAAACCTATACGTCCCACATCCCTGTATAATTTCTACCTTCACTGCACTTTAGGACTAGCCAGACTTGGCAGAAAAACGgcaaatctggcaaccctgagtCACAGGATTAATCTGTTTTGTCTAATAGAGCGAAACAAAGGAGTTAAAATGGAAACACTTGGAAAGTAACACCACATCTGGACAAATGTTCGCCGTGTGCACACCCGTATTACAGGGatcggtatagtgtagtggttaacacctctgccttctacactgtagactgggggtcagtcccccaccagggcagcaacctacactataccaataagagtccttgggcaagactcctaacactaccttcgcctacctgtgtgaaatgatcacgtcagccaaatgctgtaaatgtatatgtagGCTTAGTCTGTCTGATTTGCACATTACTTATATAAAGATTTACCTGTTATATCCACTGTTGAATTAGAGGGGGGGGCGCTCAGTGTTCACCCTCATATTTCAGTGCATAATTCTGTAGTTATAGTTAAATTCCACGTTTTGTTAGTTTTCtgaaacatatataaataagtgaacatcctctatagagacacacgtctgcacattttaatacacaattactgtttacttactgaatttaatatcaggaaaaataaaacatgtagcCAAAGCAAAAGTAATGACATTATAATTTTTCAAACATTGAAttaaattatgcattaaaacgTGTAGaggcgtgttctctgtagaggatgttactttcacttagaaacaaCAATGCAGTTTTACATACAGTTGTATTGATGTTAAAGAGAGAATTTGATACTTTATATTTGGGTTTATCTGCATTTTGAGccacacatttgttttgtgaCTTGTTTTGCAAACAAAATTGGTGTTATAAATGTGCAATATATTCAACAGACAATGGAATAAtgcaataaatattttattgtaaataaaataagttgtaaataagttgtaaataaaacttttgtaatattttttaacAGTATATATTTAGTTATATAGGCCTCATTTCCCTGCTCTGTAACCCATCTCTGGTTTTTGTAAAGGGTCTTTATTTGTACAGTTTGTGATTAAATGCTATATTTGTCTCCTGACTTTAAGGCTCATTTTTTTCTTGGTGTATCTTCATCATTGAGGATTTGAAcagatgcttttattttaactttggCCTTTTAGCTGAGCTGTGGGGATCTACCCAGCTCTCCCTTTATGATCTCCACAGCTGGACACAGTATACTTAACAGGTGTACCTGCTCTGCAGTCAATCATGTGAGGAGgacctctgaccaatcagaggcctgTCTCATGTAGTTGGGGGAGGAGCCTATGCTTTAAAAGAGGCCTTCAAGCTGGCTGAAAGTGGTGCtaaatgtgtgctgtggtgtagGTTCAGGCTTTTGTGTTGGGAGGTGTGTtagttttggtggtttacctGCTTTTACTACTTTCAACTTGATCAATGTGATTGATTATTTGTACGATCTGGGGTTTCAAACAGGGAAGAGGTGCCAcctacacattcacaccatgTAGACGTCCACTCTGTCCACTTCTGTAGGTCAGAGAGCACTACTGAATGCTGGGTAGGGGAGTGTAGAGTAGCTGGCTTGTTTCCTTGTGTAGGCGAGTGTGGTCAAGTTTGTTTTGTAACCGTTTTATTGTGGTTGATTTTTACTAAAACTGCTTCAGAAGCTCTGTTGACCTGTTCCTCCAGTTTctaatccaccaccagttcagTCTTTTAATGCTGCCTGTTGCTGATCCCACAGTGCCTGAGAGAAAATGTGGGGTCATGACCAATAAACTGATTCTTTAAATATAAAAGCAGGTAAGTAACCTGTAACTTAACAACCTGTGAAGATTAAAACTTTAGCTGGTCAGCCTCCTTAAGCAAATGAGTTTCTTAAATGGTCAGTTAGTTATGGTCTTTGGTGATCtttacagggagattcactcccTGATGCTCTGAATATTCTGCTGGAACTGGGATGAAGCAATCTCAACCAAACTAATCCACTGCACACCTTGATGACGTGTaattgattgcattacatgcgatgctggacaTGATCTCTGTTTCTGCCAGGcacatgaaggggtacaggGATCTGCACCTGGAAGttgcaaacagaggttaaaaCGTGGCGACAGCTGTCCGGCACCCACCTCATCGCTCCGATGCAGGGTCATCCCGGCTTGTTCGACGCTCCAAATGCTGAGAAGCTCATTGCACGAGGCTTTGTTCAGATTTGCTCATCCTAGAGttattacagagtgttcagggcctctttcgagtgaatctccctgaaCATGGCAACAAAGCTGCACATCTTTTCATGAGGAGCACAAACTCTCTCCAAGAACATTCAGCCTGGTTTGGTACGCCGTGACATGGCTTTGTTTCTTCACCAGGGGTTTGCACTGACTGAGCACTAGTATGTGAACGCTTCGCTTGCAAGTCTCCAGTTCCTAGTCTTAGTTGGGTTTTAGAAACAGATGTGGAATCAGCCCTTAAGGACAACTTCCATGTACTGTGAAGAGAAACTGATCATGTACAGAATGCTAATTTATAAGATCACACTCATTGTCATCAATCTAGTTGGGCTCAATGTTGGTACTAATGCCAGGTTTAGGTCTGAGGTAGAGGCTGGGGTTAAAGCCAGGTTCAGGGTTTGGGAATGTCTAGATGAATTTAATAGACAATAAAAGTTAAATGTCAGGTGCGCATCTGTGGTGAACATGAACAGCAACAAAGCTTTAAAGTTCTCATTCTGCTTTTCTCTTAAACTCAACTTCTGTGAAGTCTAGTTTTATGTGCTGTTTGATGTGAATGTTTCATAATGAAGTTTGAGCTTCATGTGTTTTGAATCTGTTTTTCAATcctttcatggtggagaggtacatgcagggtgtggTGAAGCAAAATGGTCCTCAAAActttttcttcagattcatgacggtttcaccatcaacattacacacaaaactcagacacgtgtaggtttactggtggttttggatggaaaataaaatgtgtggtgtggacatggcgacccctggttcttatgaCCACCACTACTTAGAAAAAAAgttggtaaatttctctacacaTGAATTACTTAATcaaatcactctgtttacagtTTAACCGTCAAATTATGGAGGAAATTTTGAAATGAGAAATTGGTGGTGTTCCCCTGTAGACTTGAGTTGTATCGGAATGGTTTAAAAGAGAAACTAATAATTAACATGTTACCACGATAAAGCAGTCTTTTCTGTTATGAAgctggttgctggtctttgctgtTGGCTTTGGCGCCCTCTGGCGTTGGCttttatattgatatatattgtGGCGAGCACGGGGTTTTCCTGGATTGGCCGCGTTGCGGCCCTCCAGCCAGAGTAGGAGGGGCTATGCAAATGTGGTTGCTGCCGTCTTCACCCTCTGGCAGAAGTGCAGCTGGCCTGATGGCCTGGGCACGGTTTTCTTCAGTTTGAGTAGTCTGGTTTCACTCTCCGTGCCGTTTAAATATAGTAAGCGAGCAGTAAACTAAATAAAGAGCACTGTTGGCAAAAAACATGCGTCGTGTCCACGGTCGTGCAAAGTCTACGGTGAGTGTAGACAGTCGCGCGTTCTGATTGGGAGTTTACGTTCAGAGTCTACGGTGAATGTAGACAGTCGCGCGTTCTGATTGAGAGTCTACGCTCAGAGTCTACGGTGACTCGAGTCTACGGTGACTCTGGACCAATCACCTTCAGGATCGCTACCACAGCGTGCAAGTCTAGACTAATCGCGCGCCGGATACTCGATCGTCACCGCTGTGTGCAAGGCTAGAGCAGTCTCGTGTCGGATAGTCGATCGCAGCCGCTGTGGGCATGTATAGCGTTTCTCTGTGACAGGAGTGACCCGTTGGTGATCGAGCATTGAGGTAAGAACCCATGTTAACTAGAAGAGCAGTTACTTTTCGGAGTTCAAGTCAAACACGATGTTTAGATTAAAGCGTTATTAGAAGAGTCTGCTACGCATacgaggaatttggttttgtttacaggagctcacagatcacagtatcagacagacattcacatgcaGGGAATAcgattaaatataaaataaaacaaaataaaacctgcattgcTGCCATGACTCAttcaggcaggcaggcaggcacacacacacacagttatacctgtaaaccttacattgtgcaaagtgtgagtctaaagttaaagtgctgagtgtgacagtcagataagtggggtaataaggcaggtaagtggggtaatatggcaggtaagaaAGATGCTAaaataaacactggtttgagcGGCAGATCCAGAGGATGGATTTGAACTTGAAACTATATGCCAGTATATGTAGAAGTGCAgttgaagctggaatattgtttttgtgtaatattGGAGAAAAGAATCTTCTGCATATAAAAGACAGTAGTTGACCCCAGCTCCACCTCCAGCAGCTCTCACATGCTGCTTAACCTCTA
This sequence is a window from Pygocentrus nattereri isolate fPygNat1 chromosome 20, fPygNat1.pri, whole genome shotgun sequence. Protein-coding genes within it:
- the LOC108434294 gene encoding class I histocompatibility antigen, B alpha chain-like isoform X2; protein product: MIPKTEWMQKNVREDYWTRETQKQDRVQEIFRANLAILMKRFNQTDGVHTLQRRSGCELCGNGTVTGYFQFGYDGEDWMSLDMSTLTWTAAHQKALSTKLKWEAAGDPNYRKHYLDNDCVDYLRKYVEDGRSSLERKVPPEVSLFQKDSSSPVVCHATGFFPKAVMISWQKNGEDLHEDVELRETLPNQDGTFQKRSVLTVSPEEVNRHKYTCIIQHSSLEKEMVLQVSERRVLSDKGLSIVVIIIFSTVVAGLLLIIVCVGLFIWKWKKSGFRAVPGSPKAPSEEASPSSSS